A single genomic interval of Spirosoma linguale DSM 74 harbors:
- a CDS encoding glycoside hydrolase family 39 (PFAM: glycoside hydrolase family 39~KEGG: rle:RL4418 putative beta-xylosidase), with product MKRVVLLYLLLFCCRIAFAQQTPVSIQVDAAKPVGDMKPFWAFFGYDEPNYTTRKDGQKLLSELQQLSPVPVYVRAHNLLTSKGESPGPDLKWGFTDAYKEDANGKPIYNWVTVDSIVDTYIKRGMKPLMEIGFMPKDLSSKPEPYAHTWSKNGNIWTGWTYPPKDYDKWRELVYQWGKHSIDRYGKKEVSTWLWEVWNEPDIGYWSGTFDEYCKTYDYAADGLKRACPECTIGGPHTTSPRSDKAYSYLTRFIEHCLRGKNYATGKTGTPLQYIGFHAKGNPEIVDGHIRMNMGVQLKDVERAFEAVNSFPELKNIPIIIGECDPEGCAACSATRDPKYGYRNGTMYSSYTAASFARIYELMDQYNVNLRGAVSWSFEFEDQPWFAGFRDLATHGVDKPVLNVFRMFGKMNGQRLSVQTSKGLGAANIIANGVRAESDVNAIASKGPNSVCVMVWNYHDHNVPGPAAPVELTVSGLGKNKVQVRHYRVDDQHSNSFEAWKSMGSPQQVSTDQYKSLEKAGQLQELAPPTSKAVANGKTTLTFDLPRQGVSFVQLTW from the coding sequence ATGAAACGCGTAGTCTTACTTTACCTTTTATTGTTCTGTTGCCGCATCGCTTTCGCGCAGCAGACGCCCGTTTCGATTCAGGTCGATGCCGCAAAACCCGTGGGCGACATGAAGCCGTTCTGGGCATTTTTCGGGTACGACGAGCCTAATTATACCACCCGGAAAGACGGCCAGAAACTGCTGTCCGAACTGCAGCAGTTAAGCCCCGTTCCGGTCTATGTTAGAGCGCATAACCTGTTGACCTCTAAAGGCGAAAGCCCCGGCCCTGACCTTAAATGGGGGTTTACGGATGCGTATAAAGAGGACGCCAACGGCAAGCCCATCTATAACTGGGTCACGGTCGACAGCATCGTGGACACCTACATCAAACGGGGCATGAAGCCACTGATGGAAATTGGATTCATGCCCAAAGACTTATCATCGAAACCCGAGCCATATGCCCATACCTGGAGTAAAAACGGCAACATCTGGACGGGCTGGACATATCCGCCCAAAGACTATGACAAATGGCGGGAACTCGTGTACCAGTGGGGCAAACATTCCATTGACCGTTATGGCAAAAAAGAGGTGAGCACGTGGCTGTGGGAAGTCTGGAACGAGCCGGACATTGGCTACTGGTCAGGTACGTTCGATGAATACTGCAAAACCTACGACTATGCCGCCGACGGTCTGAAACGGGCCTGTCCCGAATGTACCATTGGCGGGCCGCACACGACCAGTCCCCGTAGCGACAAAGCGTACAGCTACCTGACCCGGTTCATCGAGCATTGCCTGCGGGGTAAGAACTACGCGACTGGTAAAACCGGTACACCCTTGCAATACATCGGCTTTCACGCCAAAGGAAATCCCGAGATTGTCGACGGGCACATTCGCATGAACATGGGCGTGCAGTTAAAAGACGTGGAGCGGGCGTTTGAAGCCGTAAATTCATTTCCGGAGCTGAAGAACATTCCCATCATTATCGGCGAGTGCGACCCCGAAGGTTGTGCCGCCTGCTCGGCCACGCGTGACCCCAAATACGGCTATCGCAACGGCACCATGTATTCCAGCTATACGGCGGCTTCGTTTGCCCGCATCTACGAACTGATGGACCAGTACAACGTGAACCTGCGCGGGGCCGTGAGCTGGTCGTTCGAGTTTGAAGATCAGCCGTGGTTTGCCGGTTTCCGCGACCTGGCCACACATGGCGTCGACAAGCCCGTGCTGAACGTATTTCGGATGTTTGGCAAGATGAACGGCCAGCGGCTGTCGGTGCAAACCAGCAAGGGGTTGGGTGCCGCCAACATCATTGCCAACGGTGTACGGGCCGAAAGCGACGTGAACGCCATCGCCAGCAAAGGACCTAACTCAGTTTGTGTGATGGTCTGGAATTACCACGACCATAACGTACCTGGCCCTGCGGCTCCGGTAGAACTGACCGTGAGCGGACTCGGCAAAAACAAGGTACAGGTTCGCCATTATCGGGTGGATGATCAGCACAGCAATTCGTTCGAGGCATGGAAGTCGATGGGTAGTCCACAGCAAGTTTCGACCGATCAATATAAGTCGCTCGAAAAAGCGGGACAGCTACAGGAGCTGGCTCCTCCGACCTCGAAAGCTGTCGCCAATGGCAAAACAACACTAACCTTCGACCTGCCCCGGCAGGGTGTGTCCTTTGTGCAACTGACCTGGTAA
- a CDS encoding protein of unknown function DUF303 acetylesterase putative (PFAM: protein of unknown function DUF303 acetylesterase putative~KEGG: scl:sce9311 hypothetical protein), which translates to MKKRTNSLLLIGLFLLSLNAVAQDKNFYIFLCFGQSNMEGNAKIEPQDTVNVNPRFQVMEAVDCPAINRTEGNWYTAKPPLCRCRTGLTPADYFGRELVANLPEKVRVGVINVAVGGCKIELFDKDHYESYTANVPGWMKNFIGEYGGNPYARLVEMAKLAQKDGVIKGILLHQGESNTGDTLWTKKVKVVYDNLMNDLDLKPKKVPLLAGETVSADQNGKCASMNKIIATLPQTIKNAHVISSAGCTDSADDLHFNAAGYRELGKRYATQMLSLLGVKSMATE; encoded by the coding sequence ATGAAAAAGAGAACAAACAGCCTCCTGTTGATCGGGCTCTTTCTGCTGAGCCTGAACGCCGTTGCGCAGGACAAAAACTTTTACATTTTCCTCTGCTTCGGGCAATCCAACATGGAGGGAAACGCCAAAATAGAGCCACAGGATACCGTTAATGTGAACCCCCGTTTTCAGGTGATGGAAGCCGTCGACTGCCCGGCCATCAACCGAACGGAAGGGAATTGGTACACCGCCAAACCACCCCTGTGCCGCTGCCGGACGGGCTTGACTCCCGCCGATTATTTTGGTCGCGAGTTGGTGGCCAACCTCCCCGAGAAAGTCCGCGTGGGTGTGATCAATGTGGCCGTTGGTGGCTGTAAAATTGAGCTGTTCGACAAAGACCATTACGAGTCGTATACCGCCAATGTGCCGGGCTGGATGAAGAATTTCATTGGCGAATACGGCGGAAACCCATACGCACGACTAGTCGAGATGGCGAAACTGGCGCAGAAAGATGGCGTGATCAAAGGCATTCTGCTGCATCAGGGCGAGTCGAATACGGGCGATACGCTGTGGACCAAAAAGGTGAAGGTCGTGTACGATAACCTGATGAACGACCTGGACCTGAAGCCCAAAAAAGTGCCGCTCCTGGCGGGTGAAACGGTCAGCGCTGACCAGAATGGGAAATGCGCGAGCATGAACAAGATTATCGCCACGCTCCCCCAAACGATCAAAAATGCACACGTGATTTCGTCGGCGGGCTGCACAGATTCGGCCGACGACCTGCACTTCAACGCGGCCGGTTATCGGGAACTGGGCAAACGCTACGCCACGCAGATGCTGTCGTTGCTGGGTGTTAAATCGATGGCGACGGAGTAG
- a CDS encoding glycoside hydrolase family 43 (PFAM: glycoside hydrolase family 43~KEGG: hypothetical protein), with protein sequence MIISKGLHKKALLWAGLMVVLLQTQNRVVAQTATNPVIFADVPDMAMIRVGNTYYMSSTTMHLSPGLPIMKSNDLINWKMVGYAYDTLTTADAMSLTNGKSTYGRGSWASSLRYLNGLYYVTTFAQTSGRTHIYTTKDIEKGPWKAVSFKPSYHDHSLFFDDDGRTYLIYGAGKLRLVELNTDASGVKPGTTEQVIIENASTPSGTGGGLPAEGSQLFKVKGKYYLFNISWPRGGMRTVIIHRADKITGPWEGRVALQDLGVAQGGLIDTPDGRWFAYLFRDFGGVGRIPYLVPVEWKDGWPVLGVNGKVPETLDLPASKGLIPGIVNSDEFTRKKGDPALPLVWQWNHNPDNALWSVSERKGFLRLKTGRTDTSFVMARNTLTQRTIGPECTGSTLLDASNMKDGDFAGLSLLQKNYGLVGVKVENGSRSIVMVSASSGKPVEIQRVPLSQKMVYLKAECDFNDRKDTAHFFYSLDGKAWSPIGEPLKMPYTIPHFMGYRFGLFNYATLQTGGFADFDYFRITNTISGQ encoded by the coding sequence ATGATTATTAGTAAAGGACTACATAAGAAAGCACTGCTTTGGGCTGGTTTAATGGTCGTGTTGCTACAAACACAAAATAGGGTAGTTGCGCAAACAGCCACGAACCCGGTCATTTTCGCTGACGTGCCCGACATGGCCATGATTCGGGTGGGCAACACTTACTACATGAGCAGCACGACTATGCACCTGAGTCCGGGGCTGCCCATCATGAAGTCGAACGACCTGATCAACTGGAAGATGGTGGGGTACGCTTACGATACGCTGACGACAGCGGACGCGATGAGCCTGACCAACGGCAAAAGCACCTACGGGCGCGGGTCGTGGGCCAGTAGCCTGCGCTACCTCAACGGCCTGTATTACGTGACCACCTTTGCGCAGACCAGCGGCAGAACCCACATCTACACCACCAAAGACATCGAAAAAGGACCGTGGAAGGCCGTTTCATTCAAACCGTCGTACCATGACCACAGCCTGTTTTTCGACGACGACGGCCGAACGTATCTAATCTACGGCGCGGGCAAACTCCGGCTGGTTGAACTGAACACCGATGCGTCGGGGGTGAAACCCGGCACCACGGAGCAGGTCATCATCGAGAACGCCAGCACACCCTCAGGAACCGGCGGTGGCCTGCCTGCAGAAGGGTCGCAACTGTTTAAAGTAAAGGGTAAATATTATCTGTTCAACATCAGCTGGCCCCGGGGCGGTATGCGTACGGTGATTATTCACCGGGCCGACAAGATCACCGGTCCCTGGGAAGGCCGCGTGGCCTTGCAGGACCTGGGTGTGGCACAGGGTGGACTCATCGACACGCCCGACGGCCGCTGGTTTGCCTACCTGTTCCGCGATTTCGGCGGGGTGGGCCGGATTCCATATTTGGTACCCGTCGAGTGGAAAGACGGCTGGCCGGTGCTGGGCGTCAATGGCAAAGTGCCCGAAACCCTCGATCTCCCCGCCAGCAAAGGCTTAATTCCCGGCATTGTCAACTCCGACGAATTCACCCGCAAAAAAGGCGACCCCGCCCTGCCGCTAGTCTGGCAGTGGAATCACAACCCCGACAACGCCCTGTGGTCGGTTTCGGAGCGAAAAGGATTTCTGCGCCTGAAAACCGGACGAACCGACACCTCGTTTGTGATGGCCCGCAACACGCTTACACAGCGTACTATCGGCCCCGAATGTACCGGGTCTACCCTACTCGATGCGTCGAACATGAAAGACGGCGATTTTGCCGGTCTGAGCCTGTTGCAAAAGAATTACGGGCTGGTGGGAGTGAAAGTCGAAAATGGAAGCCGGTCGATTGTCATGGTGAGTGCCAGTTCGGGCAAGCCGGTAGAGATACAGCGCGTTCCGTTGAGCCAGAAAATGGTCTACCTGAAAGCGGAGTGTGATTTCAACGACCGTAAAGACACCGCCCATTTCTTCTACAGCCTCGACGGAAAAGCGTGGAGCCCCATTGGGGAACCGCTGAAAATGCCGTACACCATCCCGCACTTCATGGGCTATCGGTTCGGGCTGTTCAACTACGCCACCTTGCAAACGGGCGGTTTTGCCGACTTCGATTATTTCCGGATTACCAACACAATCTCCGGGCAATAA
- a CDS encoding esterase/lipase (KEGG: pzu:PHZ_c2446 esterase/lipase), translated as MKRFNLDYKGRKTLSLAALAGWLLASSFSVYAQEIIPLYASPVPNTKPSDIKETGVETGLLKGITKPTLEYYKPAPDKASGAAVIVIAGGGYGVVVYQGEGVNTAKALAEKGVAAFVLKYRLPNDAIMADKKIGPLQDAQQAIKLVREGAAKWGIDASKIGIMGFSAGGHLASTAATHFEKAYVENASNTSLRPDFQILIYPVISMRDSLTHGGSRDNLIGKNPSQTDVDLFSNELQVRANTPPTYLTHAADDKLVDVDNSIIYFEQLRRQKVPVEMHIYPKGDHGFIFRHPGWMDPLFAWMKANNWVKN; from the coding sequence ATGAAACGCTTCAATTTAGACTATAAAGGCAGAAAAACACTGTCGCTGGCAGCGTTAGCTGGCTGGTTGCTGGCTTCTTCGTTTTCCGTCTACGCCCAGGAAATCATCCCGTTGTATGCCAGTCCTGTCCCCAATACCAAACCGTCGGATATAAAAGAAACCGGGGTAGAAACGGGCTTGTTGAAAGGTATTACCAAACCAACGCTGGAGTACTACAAACCCGCGCCCGATAAGGCGTCCGGGGCGGCTGTCATCGTAATTGCCGGGGGCGGCTATGGCGTGGTTGTATACCAGGGCGAAGGCGTCAATACCGCGAAAGCGCTGGCCGAAAAGGGGGTGGCGGCTTTCGTGCTGAAGTACCGGCTGCCCAACGATGCCATCATGGCCGATAAGAAAATCGGCCCGTTACAGGATGCCCAGCAGGCTATTAAACTGGTTCGCGAAGGGGCCGCCAAATGGGGTATCGACGCCAGCAAAATCGGCATCATGGGCTTTTCAGCGGGAGGGCATCTGGCTTCTACAGCGGCTACGCATTTCGAGAAAGCGTATGTCGAGAATGCCAGTAACACCAGCCTGCGTCCCGATTTTCAGATCCTGATTTACCCAGTCATCAGTATGCGCGATAGCCTGACGCACGGCGGCTCGCGGGATAACCTGATCGGCAAAAATCCATCGCAGACCGATGTTGATCTGTTCTCCAACGAGCTGCAGGTAAGGGCCAACACCCCCCCAACGTACCTGACCCACGCGGCCGACGATAAGCTCGTCGATGTGGATAACAGCATCATCTATTTCGAACAGCTCCGACGTCAGAAAGTGCCGGTCGAAATGCACATCTACCCAAAAGGCGACCACGGGTTCATTTTCCGCCACCCCGGCTGGATGGACCCGCTCTTTGCGTGGATGAAAGCAAACAACTGGGTGAAAAACTAA
- a CDS encoding Glycoside hydrolase 97 (PFAM: Glycoside hydrolase 97~KEGG: cja:CJA_0817 alpha-glucosidase, putative, adg97A) gives MKYTLCILLLASFWANAQNTPTTVSSPDGKLVVTVSLENGKPAYSVSLNGKSFLGKSPLGVKTNVGDFSEGLVVSKTATLTKIDKSYELPNIKKSKVHYVANEAVISYSKDNAPAIDITFRVSNNDVAFRYKVYPQKASRSCVINEEVSGFVLPAGTTTFLSAQSKAMVGFARTMPSYEIPYTVDDTLSENGRGNGYTFPCLFKVNTNGWVLISETGVDSRYCASRLLGRPGGLYTIGFPMPDENNGIGTSAPGIPLPGETPWRTITVGETLAPIVETTVPFDVVGPRYEASQPYRYTKGSWSWIIGMDGRTVYDEQIRYIDFSAAMGYQTVLIDALWDTQIGRDKIAELAKYAATKGVSLYLWYNSNGYWNDAPQGPRGIMDNTIARRKEMAWMKQIGVKGIKVDFFGGDKQETMKLYEDILYDANDFGILCIFHGSTLPRGWERMYPNYAASEAVLASENLAFSQRSCDMEAFNATIHPFIRNTVGSMDFGGSALNKFYNATNTPNRGSKRVTSDVYALATAVLFQSGVQHFALAPNNLTDAPAWAIDFMKTVPTTWDEVRYIDGYPGRYVVLARRQGTKWYVAGVNAQKEPVKLKLKLPMIAAGAEYKLYSDDAQLTGNVTTAKLPKNQEVDWIIPTNGAALLVN, from the coding sequence ATGAAGTATACACTTTGTATTTTGTTATTAGCCAGCTTTTGGGCAAATGCACAAAACACACCCACAACGGTGAGCAGTCCGGATGGGAAATTAGTGGTAACAGTATCGCTGGAAAATGGAAAACCGGCCTACAGCGTTTCGCTTAACGGAAAATCGTTTTTAGGTAAATCACCACTGGGTGTAAAGACAAACGTGGGCGATTTTTCAGAGGGACTTGTCGTGAGCAAAACGGCAACGCTTACCAAGATTGATAAGTCATACGAGTTGCCGAACATCAAAAAAAGTAAGGTTCATTACGTAGCCAATGAGGCCGTCATTTCTTACTCGAAAGACAATGCCCCTGCCATCGATATTACGTTCAGGGTCAGCAACAATGACGTGGCGTTCAGGTATAAAGTTTACCCACAAAAAGCGTCCCGTTCCTGCGTAATCAATGAGGAGGTTTCGGGCTTTGTGTTGCCCGCCGGTACAACCACGTTTTTGTCAGCCCAAAGCAAAGCGATGGTAGGTTTTGCCCGAACGATGCCCAGCTACGAGATTCCGTATACGGTTGATGACACACTGAGCGAGAACGGCCGGGGCAATGGCTACACGTTTCCCTGCTTATTCAAAGTCAATACCAACGGCTGGGTATTGATCTCCGAAACGGGCGTCGACAGCCGGTATTGCGCGAGCCGCCTGCTGGGCCGTCCGGGTGGATTGTACACCATTGGCTTTCCGATGCCTGACGAAAACAACGGCATCGGCACCTCGGCACCCGGCATTCCCCTGCCCGGCGAAACGCCATGGCGCACCATTACTGTTGGCGAGACACTGGCTCCCATCGTAGAAACCACCGTGCCGTTCGACGTCGTTGGCCCCCGCTACGAGGCTTCGCAGCCGTATCGCTACACAAAAGGTAGCTGGAGCTGGATTATCGGTATGGATGGCCGGACGGTATATGATGAACAAATCAGATACATTGATTTCAGCGCGGCTATGGGCTACCAAACCGTGTTGATCGACGCCCTGTGGGATACCCAAATTGGAAGGGATAAAATAGCCGAACTGGCCAAATACGCGGCTACTAAAGGCGTTAGCCTATATTTATGGTACAACTCCAACGGGTATTGGAACGACGCCCCACAAGGGCCACGGGGTATCATGGATAATACCATTGCCCGTCGAAAGGAAATGGCCTGGATGAAGCAGATTGGCGTAAAAGGCATCAAAGTCGATTTTTTCGGGGGCGATAAGCAGGAAACCATGAAGCTGTACGAAGACATTCTGTACGACGCCAACGACTTCGGCATCCTGTGTATTTTTCACGGTTCGACATTGCCCCGTGGGTGGGAACGCATGTACCCCAACTATGCCGCCAGCGAAGCCGTTCTGGCCAGCGAAAACCTCGCTTTTTCGCAACGGAGCTGTGATATGGAAGCATTCAACGCTACGATTCACCCATTTATCCGTAACACGGTAGGCAGCATGGACTTTGGCGGCAGTGCGTTGAACAAATTTTACAATGCTACGAACACCCCAAACCGGGGCTCCAAACGGGTTACGTCGGATGTGTATGCGCTGGCCACTGCGGTCCTGTTTCAGAGTGGTGTTCAGCATTTTGCGCTGGCACCCAACAACCTCACCGATGCACCAGCCTGGGCAATCGACTTTATGAAAACCGTGCCGACGACCTGGGACGAAGTTCGTTACATCGACGGCTATCCGGGCAGGTATGTGGTTCTGGCACGCCGTCAGGGTACGAAATGGTACGTAGCCGGTGTGAATGCCCAAAAAGAGCCAGTTAAGCTGAAACTAAAATTACCCATGATTGCCGCTGGGGCTGAATACAAACTATACAGCGATGATGCGCAATTGACGGGTAACGTAACCACGGCAAAGCTGCCGAAAAATCAGGAAGTAGACTGGATAATTCCGACAAACGGAGCCGCGCTGCTGGTGAACTGA
- a CDS encoding coagulation factor 5/8 type domain protein (PFAM: coagulation factor 5/8 type domain protein~KEGG: xcv:XCV1357 hypothetical protein): protein MKLNPKSIFVQLALCLLTGLSGLAQTSPPQPVGPLPSANQLRWQKMEYYAFIHFSINTYTDMAWGLGNEDPKLFNPTKLDCRQWARICKEAGMTGIIFTAKHHSGFCLWPSKYTDYSVKNVPWRNGKGDIVRELADACKEYGLKFGVYLSPWDRNHADYGKPEYITYFRNQLTELLTNYGDIFEVWYDGANGGSGYYGGANETRKIDAKTYYDWPNTYKLVRKLQPNIVIWNDGGDRADLRWVGTEAGYVGETNWSLLNATGAVPEEMLRHGVENGNAWVPGEVNTSIRPEWFYHEREDKKVKTLPQLMDTYYNSIGRNGTLLLNFPIMPNGLINDLDEKAVQAFAKARKEAFAVNLAKNAKATASEVRGKSATYNADKAIDADLESYWATDDAVRKASLTLQFAKPTTFNRFLVQEPIRLGQRVKSFTVEALVDGNWKAIDKQTTIGYKRILRFPTVEATQLRLTILDAKGSPLISNLAVYNAPLILSPPVITRNQAGDIQIKAGDTESDVYYTLDGSMPTAKSSKYTAPVKTNSGKVDIKAIAYNPFTKQSSVVNEEKFEIARSNWKILSTGAKSAYQALDGNPGTSWQQPKSQPLPADLVIDLGKEENLTGFRYLPAQNWWEEASIITHYEFDVSADNKNWKRVSEGEFSNIKNSPVWQTKSFAPIKARYVKLTALKNTQEGSASGYAEVDVMTQ from the coding sequence ATGAAACTGAACCCTAAATCCATATTCGTTCAACTGGCGCTCTGTTTGTTGACAGGTCTTTCCGGACTTGCCCAGACATCTCCGCCACAGCCCGTTGGGCCACTTCCGAGTGCCAACCAGTTGCGCTGGCAGAAAATGGAGTATTACGCTTTCATCCATTTTTCGATCAATACCTATACCGATATGGCCTGGGGCCTCGGCAACGAAGACCCGAAACTGTTCAACCCCACAAAACTGGATTGTCGGCAATGGGCGCGGATTTGTAAAGAGGCCGGGATGACAGGCATCATTTTCACCGCCAAACACCATAGCGGTTTCTGCCTTTGGCCATCCAAATACACCGATTACTCCGTCAAAAACGTGCCTTGGCGCAATGGGAAAGGCGATATCGTGCGCGAACTGGCCGACGCCTGCAAGGAATATGGCCTGAAGTTCGGGGTATACCTCTCACCCTGGGACCGGAACCATGCCGACTACGGTAAGCCCGAATACATCACCTATTTCCGTAACCAATTGACGGAGTTGCTGACCAACTACGGCGACATTTTTGAAGTCTGGTACGACGGGGCCAACGGCGGGTCGGGCTATTATGGCGGAGCCAACGAAACGCGTAAAATCGACGCCAAAACGTATTACGACTGGCCGAATACCTACAAACTCGTGCGGAAGCTTCAGCCCAACATCGTCATCTGGAACGACGGGGGCGACCGCGCCGACCTGCGCTGGGTGGGTACCGAAGCCGGCTACGTCGGCGAAACCAACTGGAGCTTACTGAATGCCACCGGCGCCGTACCCGAAGAAATGTTGCGGCATGGCGTCGAGAACGGCAATGCGTGGGTGCCTGGCGAAGTAAACACGTCCATCCGGCCCGAGTGGTTCTACCACGAACGCGAAGACAAAAAGGTGAAAACGTTGCCTCAACTGATGGATACCTATTACAATTCCATCGGTCGGAACGGGACACTGCTGCTCAATTTTCCGATCATGCCCAACGGCCTGATTAATGACTTAGATGAGAAAGCCGTGCAGGCTTTCGCCAAAGCCAGGAAAGAAGCCTTTGCCGTAAATCTAGCTAAAAATGCGAAAGCAACGGCCTCTGAGGTACGAGGGAAAAGCGCGACGTACAATGCTGATAAAGCCATTGACGCCGACTTGGAAAGCTACTGGGCCACAGATGATGCTGTTCGGAAAGCCTCACTGACGTTACAGTTCGCGAAGCCTACGACGTTCAACCGGTTTCTGGTGCAGGAACCCATTCGCCTGGGGCAACGGGTTAAATCGTTTACCGTCGAGGCTCTGGTCGATGGCAATTGGAAGGCGATTGACAAACAAACGACCATTGGCTACAAACGCATTCTGCGTTTCCCCACCGTCGAAGCCACCCAACTGCGCCTGACGATTCTGGACGCCAAAGGCAGTCCGTTGATCTCGAATCTGGCTGTTTACAATGCCCCTCTGATTCTATCGCCCCCGGTCATCACCCGCAATCAGGCGGGCGACATTCAGATCAAGGCGGGCGATACCGAATCGGACGTGTATTACACCCTCGACGGTAGTATGCCGACAGCGAAATCCAGCAAATACACAGCTCCGGTAAAAACCAACTCCGGCAAAGTGGACATCAAAGCCATCGCTTACAACCCCTTTACAAAGCAAAGCAGCGTCGTCAATGAAGAGAAATTTGAGATTGCCCGCAGCAACTGGAAAATCCTGAGTACCGGCGCCAAATCGGCCTATCAGGCACTTGACGGCAACCCCGGCACGTCCTGGCAGCAACCCAAAAGTCAACCCTTGCCTGCTGATCTGGTCATTGATCTGGGGAAGGAAGAAAACCTGACCGGTTTCCGGTACCTGCCTGCCCAAAACTGGTGGGAAGAGGCCAGCATCATCACCCATTACGAGTTTGACGTATCAGCTGACAATAAAAACTGGAAACGAGTTAGCGAAGGCGAATTCTCGAATATCAAAAATAGCCCAGTCTGGCAAACCAAATCGTTTGCGCCGATCAAAGCCCGGTATGTGAAATTGACGGCGTTAAAGAATACGCAGGAGGGGTCGGCCTCGGGCTACGCGGAAGTGGATGTGATGACACAGTGA